A genomic window from Lotus japonicus ecotype B-129 chromosome 1, LjGifu_v1.2 includes:
- the LOC130726842 gene encoding two-component response regulator ARR10-like, giving the protein MEDQFPKGMRVLAVDDDPTCLFVLETLLRRCQYHVTTTSQAKTALTLLRENKGQFDLVISDVHMPDMDGFKLLELVGLEMDLPVIMLSANGDTKLVMKGISHGACDYLLKPVRMEELKNIWQHVIRRKKFDPKEKTKTSNLDKPASDSGKLTKKRKDQDEGADEEQENDHDAEDPSNPKKPRVVWSVELHGKFVAAVNQLGIDKAVPKKVLDLMNVEKLTRENVASHLQKYRLYLKRISSLSCMASQQTSMMAALGSIDRSYLKMGSMSGVGHLQPVNGLGQFHNNAFKSFSPSGIISRLNTAAGLDVHGFQTSGVLQLGQSQYLNNFKDDQLNIQPATVPVNPNRVRGMSVTMGLDQLQDNMGVIPVQNMTTDFDRRTTTSPISNKLPDQRARITTSVSHTPLLGSLNNALMLETHPQDKPGGIGYENSSSAGAFQHSEIAFSLLDKGRYTDNWSSDVKSSAIMTNSYPPSECFRQTATPPSIDNMASLPLQGVNFTNKPGQTNSNVPFQGWDDHNQNATYYSNVIDGSISSPTTVNEAVVPAGHTPTNSTMPKTLDYNFCDPLQMKRDGFVELTEDTPLKQHQGNIMNQQKPQESCFSNNFGSLEDLVYSMMAQEQHKMKLLDADLICDNYCGGISMLQQVWDNISASCYPR; this is encoded by the exons ATGGAAGATCAGTTTCCCAAAGGAATGCGTGTTCTTGCCGTCGATGATGACCCTACTTGCCTCTTCGTTTTGGAAACCCTGCTCCGAAGATGTCAATATCACG TAACTACGACAAGTCAAGCAAAAACAGCATTGACGCTGTTGAGAGAAAACAAAGGCCAGTTTGACCTGGTAATCAGTGATGTGCACATGCCAGACATGGATGGATTTAAGCTTCTTGAACTTGTTGGACTTGAAATGGACCTTCCTGTCATAA TGCTTTCTGCAAATGGGGATACAAAGTTGGTGATGAAGGGGATTTCTCACGGGGCCTGCGATTATCTGCTGAAGCCTGTGAGAATGGAGGAGCTAAAGAACATTTGGCAGCATGTGATCAGGAGGAAGAAGTTTGATCCAAAGGAGAAGACCAAAACCAGCAACCTTGATAAACCAGCTTCTGATAGTGGAAAGTTGACTAAAAAGAGGAAGGATCAAGATGAAGGTGCAGATGAGGAGCAAGAGAATGATCATGACGCTGAGGATCCATCAAACCCGAAGAAGCCTCGGGTTGTTTGGTCTGTGGAGCTGCACGGCAAGTTCGTTGCTGCTGTTAATCAGCTAGGCATTGACA AGGCTGTGCCTAAAAAGGTTCTTGATTTGATGAATGTTGAAAAGCTTACAAGGGAGAATGTGGCCAGCCATTTACAG AAATATAGGCTTTATCTGAAAAGAATTAGCTCACTTAGCTGCATGGCAAGCCAACAGACTAGTATGATGGCGGCCTTAGGGAGTATTGATCGATCCTATTTGAAAATGGGCTCTATGAGTGGGGTTGGACATTTGCAACCAGTAAATGGTCTTGGACAGTTTCATAATAATGCTTTCAAATCCTTTTCACCTAGTGGAATAATTAGTAGATTGAACACTGCAGCTGGTCTGGATGTGCATGGATTTCAAACTTCCGGAGTACTTCAGTTGGGTCAATCACAATATCTAAACAATTTCAAAGATGATCAGCTTAATATCCAGCCAGCCACAGTTCCTGTTAATCCTAATCGTGTTCGAGGAATGTCAGTGACTATGGGGCTTGATCAATTGCAAGATAATATGGGTGTCATTCCTGTTCAAAACATGACCACTGATTTTGATAGGAGAACAACTACTTCACCCATTTCAAATAAACTCCCAGATCAAAGAGCAAGAATAACCACTTCTGTCTCTCACACACCACTTTTGGGTAGCTTAAACAATGCCTTGATGTTGGAAACTCACCCTCAAGATAAACCAGGTGGTATAGGATATGAAAATTCATCCTCTGCAGGAGCCTTCCAACATTCAGAAATTGCTTTCTCTTTGCTGGATAAAGGTAGATATACTGATAATTGGTCAAGCGACGTGAAGTCATCTGCGATCATGACAAATTCTTACCCTCCAAGTGAGTGTTTTAGACAAACAGCTACACCTCCTTCTATCGATAACATGGCTTCTTTACCCTTGCAAGGAGTGAATTTTACAAATAAGCCTGGGCAGACAAACAGTAACGTTCCATTTCAAGGGTGGGATGACCACAATCAGAATGCTACTTACTATTCAAATGTTATTGATGGATCAATAAGCTCTCCGACTACAGTTAATGAAGCTGTTGTTCCAGCAGGCCATACTCCTACTAACTCAACCATGCCCAAAACCTTGGACTACAATTTTTGTGATCCCTTGCAAATGAAGCGTGATGGCTTCGTGGAGTTAACTGAAGACACCCCGTTGAAGCAACATCAGGGGAATATCATGAACCAGCAGAAGCCTCAAGAAAGTTGCTTCTCTAATAATTTTGGTTCACTGGAAGACTTGGTCTATTCAATGATGGCACAG